GGGTAAGCATGCGCTCGATCAGCCCGACGTCGATGACCTCGGCGTCCAGCGCGCGCTGGCAGGCGTCATCGACCGCGTCGGCGCCGTGGCGGCGCACCAGTCCCAGGAGTCGGTAGACCTGGCGCATCTTGGTCCACGGCAGCGGATGCTCCAGCACCGCCGCCGCGTAGGCGCCGACATGCTGCCCGTGTGCGGATGCCTTGCGCTGCAAGGTGTTGATATCTCGCATCGCATAGACCGACACCTCGGCCGGTAGATCAGCGGGGTCGGTATGGCGGCGTCCTGGCGCCATGACCGGATGGACCTTGATCAGCTCACCGCGCCAATACAGCTTCACCGTGCGCGCATCCACCCGGGCATCCAGCCGGCGCCCAATCAGCTCACCGGGAACGCTGTAGAGCGCCTTGGCGACCTGCACGTGCCGATCGGGAGCCACCTTGGGCCGGCTCCAGGTCGGGATGTCGAACACCTCGTCGGGTGCCGGTTTGAGGTGGGGTAGCTCGTCGGTGGCGAATACCTCGGCCGGGCGCAGCCGAGTGGTGCCGTGTATCCGCATCCCCGCCACCTGCCCACACCACTGCTCGGCTCGTGCCCGGCAGTCACTCAGATTCCGAAAGTCTTCTCCAGCAAAGAAATTCGACCGAACATATTGGACACAGCGCTCAACCCTAGGCTTGTCGCGCGGGCTGCGGATGCGGGTGGGGTCCACGACGAAGCCCCGCGCCTGAGCGTATTCGCGGAAGGCGTCATTAAGTTTCGGATCGGTCGCATCAGCCTTGTCGACGATGGCCTTCATGTTGTCGGGGATCGCCACCGCGAACACCCCGCCGAAGAATGCCCACGCGGCCTCAAACCCGGCGATCACCTCGTGAAGCGTCTGCCGGTAGGTCGGCCAGACGAACATGTGCCGCGAATACACCGCAGTGAAGATCAACCCCTGCACTACCCGCCGGCGGCCATCCGCGGCATCAGTGAGCATTCCGAGCCGACCGAAATCGACCTGCAGTTCAGCACCGGGCTCGCAATCGGCCACCGGCACCGTGGCCTGCCGAATCCCGAACCCCAATTCCGTTGTGGCATAGCGATGCAACGTTCGATACGACACCACCACGCCCCGACGCCCAAGCAGCGTGTGCACCTTCGTCAGAGTCAAGTCTTGCTTCAGCCACGCCTTGATCTGCTCGTGCTGGGCGGCGATGGTCTCCCAGGCCTGGCTCTTGCCGTTGGGCCGACTCGGCCGCACGCCGGCGATCACCGCCGCCAACAGCTCGTCGGTCAACTGACACCCGTCGCCGTCACGGTCCAGCCCGCACGCGCGGGCGCGGTCCACATACCGGCGCACCGTTTTGCGGTCCGTGCCCGATAACCGGGCCACCTCGCGCAACCCATGACCCTGCAGCCACAACCGCAGCATCTCCCTGACTTCGATCACCGACACCTCCCGGTAGCTCATTCGGCCAATACAGCGGCCGAGCAACCGGAAGCCCCCAACGCCACGCCGGGGTGGTCCCATAACTGGCAAAACAGCTAGCCAGATGGTCCCATCACTGGCAATCGGGTGGTCCCATGCTCATGGCAAAACCGGCGCCGAGCTGGTCCCTTATTCCTGGCAGCCGACATGTAGTGATCCCGGGGCAGCCGCAGCGACGAGCACCAGCCGACCGTCGGCGCCACAGGCGGCAGCGCGAGCATCGCGGCCCGATCCGCGGTAATCCGATCCGTCGGGGCGCAGCCCAGGGCGCGACGGGTGCGGGTGTTGGCCACGGTCAGCCAGTCAGTCATCTGGGTGTTGAAATCCGCCGGTGAGGCGAACGCCCGGCCCGGCAGAAAGGAGCGCTCCAGATAGTCATGGGAGCGTTCGATAAGCCCTTTGGCTTCCGGGTCGGCGGGCCGGCAGACGATGACCTTGGTGGCCAGCACCCCGCGGAATGCCTGGCATTCCTTGGTCAGTTCGACCCGCCCACCCCGCCAGCGTCCGATCGCGCCTTCACCGTCCCAAACCAGTGCTCGCGGCACCGCGCCGAGCCGGCTGATCAGTTCCCACCAGCCGGCGAACAGATCCTCGGCCCGCCGCGACGGGAGCAGCATGGCCAGCAGCCAGCGGGAGTAGGCGCTGATCATGGTCAACACCGGCAGCCGGGTCGCGGTGCGGGTTTGACCGAACCCGACCGGAATCTCGACGTCGGGAAACCACAGATCACACTGGGCGATCTCCCCGGCCACGTAGGCCGTGCGTGAGGCCGGGTCCGGCGGCAGATAGACCGGCCGCAGCTCGGCCACCCGCGACGAGAGCACCCGGATGGAACGCTGCCAGCCGATCCGCTCGGCGATCACCGTGGCCGGCATCGTCGGATAGACCTGAAGCAGTTCACGGATGCGTGGTTCGACTTCGTCGACGATCGAACCGCGTGGCGGCCGTTCGTACTTCGGCGGTTCATCATCAGCCAGCGCCGACTTCACGGTGTTCTTCGAGATCTTCAACGCCCGCGCGATCACCTTGATCGGCAGGCCCTCGGCCCGGCGCAAGCGGCGGATCTCAGCCCAATCTTCCACAGACAACATTCCCTTCTGGTCCTCCTGGCTCGACTAGAGCCAGGCCACCGGACCAGGGGGTC
This genomic interval from Mycobacterium sp. SMC-2 contains the following:
- the istA gene encoding IS21 family transposase, which translates into the protein MSYREVSVIEVREMLRLWLQGHGLREVARLSGTDRKTVRRYVDRARACGLDRDGDGCQLTDELLAAVIAGVRPSRPNGKSQAWETIAAQHEQIKAWLKQDLTLTKVHTLLGRRGVVVSYRTLHRYATTELGFGIRQATVPVADCEPGAELQVDFGRLGMLTDAADGRRRVVQGLIFTAVYSRHMFVWPTYRQTLHEVIAGFEAAWAFFGGVFAVAIPDNMKAIVDKADATDPKLNDAFREYAQARGFVVDPTRIRSPRDKPRVERCVQYVRSNFFAGEDFRNLSDCRARAEQWCGQVAGMRIHGTTRLRPAEVFATDELPHLKPAPDEVFDIPTWSRPKVAPDRHVQVAKALYSVPGELIGRRLDARVDARTVKLYWRGELIKVHPVMAPGRRHTDPADLPAEVSVYAMRDINTLQRKASAHGQHVGAYAAAVLEHPLPWTKMRQVYRLLGLVRRHGADAVDDACQRALDAEVIDVGLIERMLTRGAGAQLPLIPNPPQASRFVRAATDFAVRRPS